TCAGAGAATTGTCTGAGAGAGAGGCCATGGAAATTTCGATTATTGAGAATGTACAGAGGTCAGATTTAAATCCGATTGAGGAGGCACTCGGCTATCAAGTCTTGATGAAGGAATATGGTCTTAAGCAGGAAGAGGTGGCAAAAAAGGTGGCAAAAAGTAGAGTAACCATTGCCAATGCACTTCGACTTTTAAAACTTAGCGAGCCAATTCAGAAAATGATGATTGAGGGAAAGCTTTCCTCTGGTCATGCCAGAGCCCTCCTTTCCATAGAAGATTCTAGTTTGCAGTATAAAGTAGCAAAAGAAGTTATTGATCGGGGACTGAGTGTGCGAGAGGTTGAACAAAGGGCCAAGGAGCATGCGAAGTCCAGACCAGATAAAAAAGGAAAAGAAAAGAATGCAAATCTGCTCTACTACAGGGAGTATGAAAATTGCTTTCAGGAAATTTTGGGAACAAAGGTGCACATCCATCAAAAGGATAAGAACAAGGGACGCATAGAAATTGATTATTATTCCCAAGCTGAGCTAGAGCGAATCATGGATTTGATGCGTAGTATTGCAGAATAGGACGGAGGAGAAGATGAATAACTATTTACTCTACACGGTGATGGGTGTGAGCATTGTCATTTCGATATCATTATTAATTGCTTTTATCTTGTTGATCTTTCGCTATCAAAAGCTTTATCGTGCCTATGATCTATTTATGCGAGGCAAGGCAGCAGAGAGTCTAGAGGGAACAATTACAGAGTTAAAATTACAACTACAGGATTTAAAGAGTGAGGATAGAGCGAATAAGGATGCCATTCGTGCACTCAATCGAAATCAAAGATCATCTTATCAAAAATTTGGAATAGTCAAGTATAATGCCTTCAAGGGAATGGGTGGAAATTTAAGCTTTGTGATTGCTCTACTTGATTATACAAACTCTGGATTTGTTCTCAATTCTGTTCATTCTAAGGAAGGATGTTTTATCTATGTAAAGATTGTCGATCACGGGCAGACAGAGGTTTTGCTTGGCAGCGAGGAGAGAGAAGCTCTTGAGCAGGCTTTAGGTTATGTGGAGAGA
This region of Lachnospiraceae bacterium oral taxon 096 genomic DNA includes:
- a CDS encoding DUF4446 family protein, encoding MNNYLLYTVMGVSIVISISLLIAFILLIFRYQKLYRAYDLFMRGKAAESLEGTITELKLQLQDLKSEDRANKDAIRALNRNQRSSYQKFGIVKYNAFKGMGGNLSFVIALLDYTNSGFVLNSVHSKEGCFIYVKIVDHGQTEVLLGSEEREALEQALGYVERQPDI
- a CDS encoding ParB/RepB/Spo0J family partition protein, whose protein sequence is MARKGLGKGLGAIFGSDISVEKNENATGTLMVDINFVEPNKNQPRKDFRKEDLEELTNSVKQYGIIQPIIVKKKDNQLYEIIAGERRWRAAKSAGLEEVPIVVRELSEREAMEISIIENVQRSDLNPIEEALGYQVLMKEYGLKQEEVAKKVAKSRVTIANALRLLKLSEPIQKMMIEGKLSSGHARALLSIEDSSLQYKVAKEVIDRGLSVREVEQRAKEHAKSRPDKKGKEKNANLLYYREYENCFQEILGTKVHIHQKDKNKGRIEIDYYSQAELERIMDLMRSIAE